A genomic region of Ictidomys tridecemlineatus isolate mIctTri1 chromosome 10, mIctTri1.hap1, whole genome shotgun sequence contains the following coding sequences:
- the Klhl20 gene encoding kelch-like protein 20 isoform X2, with amino-acid sequence MEGKPMRRCTNIRPGETGMDVTSRCTLGDPNKLPEGVPQPARMPYISDKHPRQTLEVINLLRKHRELCDVVLVVGAKKIYAHRVILSACSPYFRAMFTGELAESRQTEVVIRDIDERAMELLIDFAYTSQITVEEGNVQTLLPAACLLQLAEIQEACCEFLKRQLDPSNCLGIRAFADTHSCRELLRIADKFTQHNFQEVMESEEFMLLPANQLIDIISSDELNVRSEEQVFNAVMAWVKYSIQERRPQLPQVLQHVRLPLLSPKFLVGTVGSDPLIKSDEECRDLVDEAKNYLLLPQERPLMQGPRTRPRKPIRCGEVLFAVGGWCSGDAISSVERYDPQTNEWRMVASMSKRRCGVGVSVLDDLLYAVGGHDGSSYLNSVERYDPKTNQWSSDVAPTSTCRTSVGVAVLGGFLYAVGGQDGVSCLNIVERYDPKENKWTRVASMSTRRLGVAVAVLGGFLYAVGGSDGTSPLNTVERYNPQENRWHTIAPMGTRRKHLGCAVYQDMIYAVGGRDDTTELSSAERYNPRTNQWSPVVAMTSRRSGVGLAVVNGQLMAVGGFDGTTYLKTIEVFDPDANTWRLYGGMNYRRLGGGVGVIKMTHCESHIW; translated from the exons ATGGAAGGAAAGCCAATGCGCAG GTGTACCAACATTCGCCCAGGAGAGACTGGAATGGACGTAACAAGCCGCTGCACCCTTGGAGACCCCAACAAACTGCCAGAAGGGGTTCCCCAACCCGCCCGTATGCCCTATATCTCAGACAAGCACCCTCGGCAAACCCTGGAAGTGATTAATCTACTGAGAAAGCACCGGGAGCTATGCGATGTGGTGCTAGTTGTGGGCGCTAAAAAGATATATGCTCATCGAGTCATTTTGTCAGCCTGTAGTCCCTACTTCCGAGCTATGTTTACTGGAGAATTGGCGGAGAGCCGTCAGACAGAGGTCGTGATCAGAGACATAGATGAGAGGGCCATGGAGCTTCTGATTGACTTTGCATATACCTCCCAGATAACTGTGGAGGAAGGCAACGTTCAGACCCTTTTGCCAGctgcctgcctcctccagctGGCAGAAATACAGGAAGCCTGCTGTGAATTCTTAAAGAGACAATTAGATCCTTCTAACTGCCTGGGCATTCGGGCTTTTGCTGACACACATTCTTGCCGTGAGTTGCTGAGGATAGCAGACAAGTTCACTCAGCATAACTTTCAAGAG GTAATGGAGAGTGAAGAGTTCATGTTACTTCCAGCCAATCAACTCATTGATATCATCTCTAGTGATGAGCTGAATGTTCGCAGTGAAGAGCAAGTGTTCAATGCAGTGATGGCGTGGGTCAAGTACAGTATTCAGGAAAGACGCCCTCAGTTGCCCCAG GTGCTACAACATGTCCGTTTGCCCTTGCTTAGTCCCAAGTTCCTGGTGGGCACAGTAGGCTCTGATCCTCTCATTAAAAGTGATGAAGAATGCAG AGACTTGGTGGATGAGGCTAAAAATTACCTCCTGTTGCCTCAAGAACGACCACTAATGCAAGGACCAAGGACAAGACCACGGAAACCTATCCGATGTGGAGAAGTACTCTTTGCAG ttGGTGGTTGGTGCAGTGGAGATGCCATTTCCAGTGTTGAACGATATGATCCTCAGACCAATGAATGGCGAATGGTAGCTTCAATGAGCAAAAGGCGATGTGGAGTTGGGGTCAGTGTTCTTGATGACCTATTATATGCAGTAGGAGGCCACGATGGATCCTCTTACCTAAATAGTGTTGAAAG ATATGACCCCAAAACAAACCAATGGAGCAGTGATGTGGCCCCTACAAGCACCTGCAGGACCAGCGTGGGGGTGGCCGTCCTCGGAGGCTTCCTGTATGCTGTGGGGGGCCAGGATGGTGTGTCTTGCCTCAACATTGTTgagag GTATGACCCAAAGGAGAACAAGTGGACTCGGGTAGCGTCAATGAGTACCAGAAGACTCGGCGTGGCCGTGGCCGTGTTGGGAGGGTTCTTGTATGCCGTAGGTGGCTCTGATGGGACATCTCCACTCAACACAG TGGAGCGCTACAATCCTCAGGAAAACAGATGGCACACCATAGCCCCTATGGGGACCCGGCGGAAAcacctgggctgtgcagtgtatCAGGACATGATTTATGCCGTGGGAGGGAGAGATGACACCACAGAGCTCAGCAGTGCTGAGAGATACAACCCCAGAACGAACCAGTGGTCTCCGGTGGTGGCCATGACATCCCGCCGCAGTGGA GTGGGCCTGGCCGTGGTCAATGGACAACTTATGGCCGTGGGAGGTTTTGATGGCACAACCTACCTGAAGACCATCGAAGTGTTTGACCCCGATGCCAATACCTGGAG GTTATATGGCGGGATGAATTACCGTCGGCTAGGAGGGGGTGTAGGAGTTATTAAAATGACACATTGTGAATCCCATATATGGTGA
- the Klhl20 gene encoding kelch-like protein 20 isoform X4 codes for MQPGFITGIIFLLQDQRCTNIRPGETGMDVTSRCTLGDPNKLPEGVPQPARMPYISDKHPRQTLEVINLLRKHRELCDVVLVVGAKKIYAHRVILSACSPYFRAMFTGELAESRQTEVVIRDIDERAMELLIDFAYTSQITVEEGNVQTLLPAACLLQLAEIQEACCEFLKRQLDPSNCLGIRAFADTHSCRELLRIADKFTQHNFQEVMESEEFMLLPANQLIDIISSDELNVRSEEQVFNAVMAWVKYSIQERRPQLPQVLQHVRLPLLSPKFLVGTVGSDPLIKSDEECRDLVDEAKNYLLLPQERPLMQGPRTRPRKPIRCGEVLFAVGGWCSGDAISSVERYDPQTNEWRMVASMSKRRCGVGVSVLDDLLYAVGGHDGSSYLNSVERYDPKTNQWSSDVAPTSTCRTSVGVAVLGGFLYAVGGQDGVSCLNIVERYDPKENKWTRVASMSTRRLGVAVAVLGGFLYAVGGSDGTSPLNTGRCSS; via the exons ATGCAGCCCGGCTTCATCACTGGAATAATTTTTTTACTGCAAGACCAGAG GTGTACCAACATTCGCCCAGGAGAGACTGGAATGGACGTAACAAGCCGCTGCACCCTTGGAGACCCCAACAAACTGCCAGAAGGGGTTCCCCAACCCGCCCGTATGCCCTATATCTCAGACAAGCACCCTCGGCAAACCCTGGAAGTGATTAATCTACTGAGAAAGCACCGGGAGCTATGCGATGTGGTGCTAGTTGTGGGCGCTAAAAAGATATATGCTCATCGAGTCATTTTGTCAGCCTGTAGTCCCTACTTCCGAGCTATGTTTACTGGAGAATTGGCGGAGAGCCGTCAGACAGAGGTCGTGATCAGAGACATAGATGAGAGGGCCATGGAGCTTCTGATTGACTTTGCATATACCTCCCAGATAACTGTGGAGGAAGGCAACGTTCAGACCCTTTTGCCAGctgcctgcctcctccagctGGCAGAAATACAGGAAGCCTGCTGTGAATTCTTAAAGAGACAATTAGATCCTTCTAACTGCCTGGGCATTCGGGCTTTTGCTGACACACATTCTTGCCGTGAGTTGCTGAGGATAGCAGACAAGTTCACTCAGCATAACTTTCAAGAG GTAATGGAGAGTGAAGAGTTCATGTTACTTCCAGCCAATCAACTCATTGATATCATCTCTAGTGATGAGCTGAATGTTCGCAGTGAAGAGCAAGTGTTCAATGCAGTGATGGCGTGGGTCAAGTACAGTATTCAGGAAAGACGCCCTCAGTTGCCCCAG GTGCTACAACATGTCCGTTTGCCCTTGCTTAGTCCCAAGTTCCTGGTGGGCACAGTAGGCTCTGATCCTCTCATTAAAAGTGATGAAGAATGCAG AGACTTGGTGGATGAGGCTAAAAATTACCTCCTGTTGCCTCAAGAACGACCACTAATGCAAGGACCAAGGACAAGACCACGGAAACCTATCCGATGTGGAGAAGTACTCTTTGCAG ttGGTGGTTGGTGCAGTGGAGATGCCATTTCCAGTGTTGAACGATATGATCCTCAGACCAATGAATGGCGAATGGTAGCTTCAATGAGCAAAAGGCGATGTGGAGTTGGGGTCAGTGTTCTTGATGACCTATTATATGCAGTAGGAGGCCACGATGGATCCTCTTACCTAAATAGTGTTGAAAG ATATGACCCCAAAACAAACCAATGGAGCAGTGATGTGGCCCCTACAAGCACCTGCAGGACCAGCGTGGGGGTGGCCGTCCTCGGAGGCTTCCTGTATGCTGTGGGGGGCCAGGATGGTGTGTCTTGCCTCAACATTGTTgagag GTATGACCCAAAGGAGAACAAGTGGACTCGGGTAGCGTCAATGAGTACCAGAAGACTCGGCGTGGCCGTGGCCGTGTTGGGAGGGTTCTTGTATGCCGTAGGTGGCTCTGATGGGACATCTCCACTCAACACAG GAAGATGCAGCTCTTAG
- the Klhl20 gene encoding kelch-like protein 20 isoform X1, with amino-acid sequence MQPGFITGIIFLLQDQRCTNIRPGETGMDVTSRCTLGDPNKLPEGVPQPARMPYISDKHPRQTLEVINLLRKHRELCDVVLVVGAKKIYAHRVILSACSPYFRAMFTGELAESRQTEVVIRDIDERAMELLIDFAYTSQITVEEGNVQTLLPAACLLQLAEIQEACCEFLKRQLDPSNCLGIRAFADTHSCRELLRIADKFTQHNFQEVMESEEFMLLPANQLIDIISSDELNVRSEEQVFNAVMAWVKYSIQERRPQLPQVLQHVRLPLLSPKFLVGTVGSDPLIKSDEECRDLVDEAKNYLLLPQERPLMQGPRTRPRKPIRCGEVLFAVGGWCSGDAISSVERYDPQTNEWRMVASMSKRRCGVGVSVLDDLLYAVGGHDGSSYLNSVERYDPKTNQWSSDVAPTSTCRTSVGVAVLGGFLYAVGGQDGVSCLNIVERYDPKENKWTRVASMSTRRLGVAVAVLGGFLYAVGGSDGTSPLNTVERYNPQENRWHTIAPMGTRRKHLGCAVYQDMIYAVGGRDDTTELSSAERYNPRTNQWSPVVAMTSRRSGVGLAVVNGQLMAVGGFDGTTYLKTIEVFDPDANTWRLYGGMNYRRLGGGVGVIKMTHCESHIW; translated from the exons ATGCAGCCCGGCTTCATCACTGGAATAATTTTTTTACTGCAAGACCAGAG GTGTACCAACATTCGCCCAGGAGAGACTGGAATGGACGTAACAAGCCGCTGCACCCTTGGAGACCCCAACAAACTGCCAGAAGGGGTTCCCCAACCCGCCCGTATGCCCTATATCTCAGACAAGCACCCTCGGCAAACCCTGGAAGTGATTAATCTACTGAGAAAGCACCGGGAGCTATGCGATGTGGTGCTAGTTGTGGGCGCTAAAAAGATATATGCTCATCGAGTCATTTTGTCAGCCTGTAGTCCCTACTTCCGAGCTATGTTTACTGGAGAATTGGCGGAGAGCCGTCAGACAGAGGTCGTGATCAGAGACATAGATGAGAGGGCCATGGAGCTTCTGATTGACTTTGCATATACCTCCCAGATAACTGTGGAGGAAGGCAACGTTCAGACCCTTTTGCCAGctgcctgcctcctccagctGGCAGAAATACAGGAAGCCTGCTGTGAATTCTTAAAGAGACAATTAGATCCTTCTAACTGCCTGGGCATTCGGGCTTTTGCTGACACACATTCTTGCCGTGAGTTGCTGAGGATAGCAGACAAGTTCACTCAGCATAACTTTCAAGAG GTAATGGAGAGTGAAGAGTTCATGTTACTTCCAGCCAATCAACTCATTGATATCATCTCTAGTGATGAGCTGAATGTTCGCAGTGAAGAGCAAGTGTTCAATGCAGTGATGGCGTGGGTCAAGTACAGTATTCAGGAAAGACGCCCTCAGTTGCCCCAG GTGCTACAACATGTCCGTTTGCCCTTGCTTAGTCCCAAGTTCCTGGTGGGCACAGTAGGCTCTGATCCTCTCATTAAAAGTGATGAAGAATGCAG AGACTTGGTGGATGAGGCTAAAAATTACCTCCTGTTGCCTCAAGAACGACCACTAATGCAAGGACCAAGGACAAGACCACGGAAACCTATCCGATGTGGAGAAGTACTCTTTGCAG ttGGTGGTTGGTGCAGTGGAGATGCCATTTCCAGTGTTGAACGATATGATCCTCAGACCAATGAATGGCGAATGGTAGCTTCAATGAGCAAAAGGCGATGTGGAGTTGGGGTCAGTGTTCTTGATGACCTATTATATGCAGTAGGAGGCCACGATGGATCCTCTTACCTAAATAGTGTTGAAAG ATATGACCCCAAAACAAACCAATGGAGCAGTGATGTGGCCCCTACAAGCACCTGCAGGACCAGCGTGGGGGTGGCCGTCCTCGGAGGCTTCCTGTATGCTGTGGGGGGCCAGGATGGTGTGTCTTGCCTCAACATTGTTgagag GTATGACCCAAAGGAGAACAAGTGGACTCGGGTAGCGTCAATGAGTACCAGAAGACTCGGCGTGGCCGTGGCCGTGTTGGGAGGGTTCTTGTATGCCGTAGGTGGCTCTGATGGGACATCTCCACTCAACACAG TGGAGCGCTACAATCCTCAGGAAAACAGATGGCACACCATAGCCCCTATGGGGACCCGGCGGAAAcacctgggctgtgcagtgtatCAGGACATGATTTATGCCGTGGGAGGGAGAGATGACACCACAGAGCTCAGCAGTGCTGAGAGATACAACCCCAGAACGAACCAGTGGTCTCCGGTGGTGGCCATGACATCCCGCCGCAGTGGA GTGGGCCTGGCCGTGGTCAATGGACAACTTATGGCCGTGGGAGGTTTTGATGGCACAACCTACCTGAAGACCATCGAAGTGTTTGACCCCGATGCCAATACCTGGAG GTTATATGGCGGGATGAATTACCGTCGGCTAGGAGGGGGTGTAGGAGTTATTAAAATGACACATTGTGAATCCCATATATGGTGA
- the Klhl20 gene encoding kelch-like protein 20 isoform X3, translated as MQPGFITGIIFLLQDQRCTNIRPGETGMDVTSRCTLGDPNKLPEGVPQPARMPYISDKHPRQTLEVINLLRKHRELCDVVLVVGAKKIYAHRVILSACSPYFRAMFTGELAESRQTEVVIRDIDERAMELLIDFAYTSQITVEEGNVQTLLPAACLLQLAEIQEACCEFLKRQLDPSNCLGIRAFADTHSCRELLRIADKFTQHNFQEVMESEEFMLLPANQLIDIISSDELNVRSEEQVFNAVMAWVKYSIQERRPQLPQVLQHVRLPLLSPKFLVGTVGSDPLIKSDEECRDLVDEAKNYLLLPQERPLMQGPRTRPRKPIRCGEVLFAVGGWCSGDAISSVERYDPQTNEWRMVASMSKRRCGVGVSVLDDLLYAVGGHDGSSYLNSVERYDPKTNQWSSDVAPTSTCRTSVGVAVLGGFLYAVGGQDGVSCLNIVERYDPKENKWTRVASMSTRRLGVAVAVLGGFLYAVGGSDGTSPLNTVERYNPQENRWHTIAPMGTRRKHLGCAVYQDMIYAVGGRDDTTELSSAERYNPRTNQWSPVVAMTSRRSGVGLAVVNGQLMAVGGFDGTTYLKTIEVFDPDANTWRKTFE; from the exons ATGCAGCCCGGCTTCATCACTGGAATAATTTTTTTACTGCAAGACCAGAG GTGTACCAACATTCGCCCAGGAGAGACTGGAATGGACGTAACAAGCCGCTGCACCCTTGGAGACCCCAACAAACTGCCAGAAGGGGTTCCCCAACCCGCCCGTATGCCCTATATCTCAGACAAGCACCCTCGGCAAACCCTGGAAGTGATTAATCTACTGAGAAAGCACCGGGAGCTATGCGATGTGGTGCTAGTTGTGGGCGCTAAAAAGATATATGCTCATCGAGTCATTTTGTCAGCCTGTAGTCCCTACTTCCGAGCTATGTTTACTGGAGAATTGGCGGAGAGCCGTCAGACAGAGGTCGTGATCAGAGACATAGATGAGAGGGCCATGGAGCTTCTGATTGACTTTGCATATACCTCCCAGATAACTGTGGAGGAAGGCAACGTTCAGACCCTTTTGCCAGctgcctgcctcctccagctGGCAGAAATACAGGAAGCCTGCTGTGAATTCTTAAAGAGACAATTAGATCCTTCTAACTGCCTGGGCATTCGGGCTTTTGCTGACACACATTCTTGCCGTGAGTTGCTGAGGATAGCAGACAAGTTCACTCAGCATAACTTTCAAGAG GTAATGGAGAGTGAAGAGTTCATGTTACTTCCAGCCAATCAACTCATTGATATCATCTCTAGTGATGAGCTGAATGTTCGCAGTGAAGAGCAAGTGTTCAATGCAGTGATGGCGTGGGTCAAGTACAGTATTCAGGAAAGACGCCCTCAGTTGCCCCAG GTGCTACAACATGTCCGTTTGCCCTTGCTTAGTCCCAAGTTCCTGGTGGGCACAGTAGGCTCTGATCCTCTCATTAAAAGTGATGAAGAATGCAG AGACTTGGTGGATGAGGCTAAAAATTACCTCCTGTTGCCTCAAGAACGACCACTAATGCAAGGACCAAGGACAAGACCACGGAAACCTATCCGATGTGGAGAAGTACTCTTTGCAG ttGGTGGTTGGTGCAGTGGAGATGCCATTTCCAGTGTTGAACGATATGATCCTCAGACCAATGAATGGCGAATGGTAGCTTCAATGAGCAAAAGGCGATGTGGAGTTGGGGTCAGTGTTCTTGATGACCTATTATATGCAGTAGGAGGCCACGATGGATCCTCTTACCTAAATAGTGTTGAAAG ATATGACCCCAAAACAAACCAATGGAGCAGTGATGTGGCCCCTACAAGCACCTGCAGGACCAGCGTGGGGGTGGCCGTCCTCGGAGGCTTCCTGTATGCTGTGGGGGGCCAGGATGGTGTGTCTTGCCTCAACATTGTTgagag GTATGACCCAAAGGAGAACAAGTGGACTCGGGTAGCGTCAATGAGTACCAGAAGACTCGGCGTGGCCGTGGCCGTGTTGGGAGGGTTCTTGTATGCCGTAGGTGGCTCTGATGGGACATCTCCACTCAACACAG TGGAGCGCTACAATCCTCAGGAAAACAGATGGCACACCATAGCCCCTATGGGGACCCGGCGGAAAcacctgggctgtgcagtgtatCAGGACATGATTTATGCCGTGGGAGGGAGAGATGACACCACAGAGCTCAGCAGTGCTGAGAGATACAACCCCAGAACGAACCAGTGGTCTCCGGTGGTGGCCATGACATCCCGCCGCAGTGGA GTGGGCCTGGCCGTGGTCAATGGACAACTTATGGCCGTGGGAGGTTTTGATGGCACAACCTACCTGAAGACCATCGAAGTGTTTGACCCCGATGCCAATACCTGGAG
- the Klhl20 gene encoding kelch-like protein 20 isoform X5: protein MDVTSRCTLGDPNKLPEGVPQPARMPYISDKHPRQTLEVINLLRKHRELCDVVLVVGAKKIYAHRVILSACSPYFRAMFTGELAESRQTEVVIRDIDERAMELLIDFAYTSQITVEEGNVQTLLPAACLLQLAEIQEACCEFLKRQLDPSNCLGIRAFADTHSCRELLRIADKFTQHNFQEVMESEEFMLLPANQLIDIISSDELNVRSEEQVFNAVMAWVKYSIQERRPQLPQVLQHVRLPLLSPKFLVGTVGSDPLIKSDEECRDLVDEAKNYLLLPQERPLMQGPRTRPRKPIRCGEVLFAVGGWCSGDAISSVERYDPQTNEWRMVASMSKRRCGVGVSVLDDLLYAVGGHDGSSYLNSVERYDPKTNQWSSDVAPTSTCRTSVGVAVLGGFLYAVGGQDGVSCLNIVERYDPKENKWTRVASMSTRRLGVAVAVLGGFLYAVGGSDGTSPLNTVERYNPQENRWHTIAPMGTRRKHLGCAVYQDMIYAVGGRDDTTELSSAERYNPRTNQWSPVVAMTSRRSGVGLAVVNGQLMAVGGFDGTTYLKTIEVFDPDANTWRLYGGMNYRRLGGGVGVIKMTHCESHIW, encoded by the exons ATGGACGTAACAAGCCGCTGCACCCTTGGAGACCCCAACAAACTGCCAGAAGGGGTTCCCCAACCCGCCCGTATGCCCTATATCTCAGACAAGCACCCTCGGCAAACCCTGGAAGTGATTAATCTACTGAGAAAGCACCGGGAGCTATGCGATGTGGTGCTAGTTGTGGGCGCTAAAAAGATATATGCTCATCGAGTCATTTTGTCAGCCTGTAGTCCCTACTTCCGAGCTATGTTTACTGGAGAATTGGCGGAGAGCCGTCAGACAGAGGTCGTGATCAGAGACATAGATGAGAGGGCCATGGAGCTTCTGATTGACTTTGCATATACCTCCCAGATAACTGTGGAGGAAGGCAACGTTCAGACCCTTTTGCCAGctgcctgcctcctccagctGGCAGAAATACAGGAAGCCTGCTGTGAATTCTTAAAGAGACAATTAGATCCTTCTAACTGCCTGGGCATTCGGGCTTTTGCTGACACACATTCTTGCCGTGAGTTGCTGAGGATAGCAGACAAGTTCACTCAGCATAACTTTCAAGAG GTAATGGAGAGTGAAGAGTTCATGTTACTTCCAGCCAATCAACTCATTGATATCATCTCTAGTGATGAGCTGAATGTTCGCAGTGAAGAGCAAGTGTTCAATGCAGTGATGGCGTGGGTCAAGTACAGTATTCAGGAAAGACGCCCTCAGTTGCCCCAG GTGCTACAACATGTCCGTTTGCCCTTGCTTAGTCCCAAGTTCCTGGTGGGCACAGTAGGCTCTGATCCTCTCATTAAAAGTGATGAAGAATGCAG AGACTTGGTGGATGAGGCTAAAAATTACCTCCTGTTGCCTCAAGAACGACCACTAATGCAAGGACCAAGGACAAGACCACGGAAACCTATCCGATGTGGAGAAGTACTCTTTGCAG ttGGTGGTTGGTGCAGTGGAGATGCCATTTCCAGTGTTGAACGATATGATCCTCAGACCAATGAATGGCGAATGGTAGCTTCAATGAGCAAAAGGCGATGTGGAGTTGGGGTCAGTGTTCTTGATGACCTATTATATGCAGTAGGAGGCCACGATGGATCCTCTTACCTAAATAGTGTTGAAAG ATATGACCCCAAAACAAACCAATGGAGCAGTGATGTGGCCCCTACAAGCACCTGCAGGACCAGCGTGGGGGTGGCCGTCCTCGGAGGCTTCCTGTATGCTGTGGGGGGCCAGGATGGTGTGTCTTGCCTCAACATTGTTgagag GTATGACCCAAAGGAGAACAAGTGGACTCGGGTAGCGTCAATGAGTACCAGAAGACTCGGCGTGGCCGTGGCCGTGTTGGGAGGGTTCTTGTATGCCGTAGGTGGCTCTGATGGGACATCTCCACTCAACACAG TGGAGCGCTACAATCCTCAGGAAAACAGATGGCACACCATAGCCCCTATGGGGACCCGGCGGAAAcacctgggctgtgcagtgtatCAGGACATGATTTATGCCGTGGGAGGGAGAGATGACACCACAGAGCTCAGCAGTGCTGAGAGATACAACCCCAGAACGAACCAGTGGTCTCCGGTGGTGGCCATGACATCCCGCCGCAGTGGA GTGGGCCTGGCCGTGGTCAATGGACAACTTATGGCCGTGGGAGGTTTTGATGGCACAACCTACCTGAAGACCATCGAAGTGTTTGACCCCGATGCCAATACCTGGAG GTTATATGGCGGGATGAATTACCGTCGGCTAGGAGGGGGTGTAGGAGTTATTAAAATGACACATTGTGAATCCCATATATGGTGA